The Desulfovibrio sp. G11 region GAAGTGGCCAAGAAAAATCTGTTCTATCCCCCGGACCCGGGTTCTCAGGCCGTATCGACCATTGGCGGCAATATTGCTGAAAACGCCGGCGGCCTGCGCGGCCTCAAGTACGGCGTCACCAAAGACTATCTCATGGGCATCGAATTTTTTGACGCCACCGGCGAGATGGTCAAGTCCGGTTCGCGCACGGTCAAGTGCGTTACGGGCTACAACCTGGCCGGCATGATGGTGCAGTCTGAAGGTACGCTGGGCATTATTTCCCAGGCCATTCTCAAGCTTGTGCCCCCGCCGAAGGCCTCCAAGGCCCTGATGGCCGTGTTTGAAAATGTGCAGGACGCCGCCGAAGCCGTGGCTGGCATTATTGCCGCCCACGTTGTGCCCTGTACGCTTGAGTTCCTTGACAACAATACCATTGTGCGCGTGGACGACTTCACCAAGGCCGGTCTGCCGCGCGAAGCCGGAGCCATCCTGCTCATCGAGGTGGACGGCCACCCCGCCCAGGTCGCGGACGACGCCGAAGCTGTGGAGCGTGTGCTCAAGGCCAACCGCGCCACCGCCGTGCATGTGCCCAAGGACGCCGACGAAAAATTCAAACTGTGGGAAGCCCGCCGCATGGCTCTGCCCGTGCTGGCCCGCTGCCGTCCCACTACCGTGCTTGAAGACGCCACCGTGCCGCGTTCGCAGATTCCTGCCATGATGAAGGCCGTTAACGAAATCGCCGCCAAGTACAAGGTTGAAGTGGGCACGTTCGGCCATGCCGGCGACGGCAACCTGCACCCCACCTTCCTGTGCGACAAGCGCGACAAGGACGAGTTCCACCGGGTGGAAGAGGCCATTGACGAAATGTTCGATGTGGCCCTCAAGCTGCACGGCACGCTTTCGGGTGAGCACGGCATCGGCACGGCCAAGGCCAAGTGGATGGAAAAAGAAACCTCGCGCGGCACCATTCTGTTCTCTCAGCGGCTGCGTCGCGCCCTTGACCCCAAGGGCCTGTTCAACGCCACCAAGCTGGTGGGAATCTAGGAGCCTTACATGAGTAATCTGCACGAACTGGCCCAGCGCCTTATGGCGCTGGACGACAAAGTCACGGCCTGCATGAAATGCGGCATGTGCCAGGCCGTGTGCCCCATGTTCGGCGCTTCCGGTATGGAGGCCGACGTGGCGCGCGGCAAGCTGGCGCTTATCGACAATCTGGCCCATGAAATGATCCAGGACCCCGAAGCCGTGGCCGACAAGCTGGGCCGCTGCCTTCTGTGCGGCTCCTGCCAGGCGTCCTGCCCGCCCGGCGTCCAGATTATGGACGTGTTTATGGAAGCGCGGGAAATCGTCAACGCCTATCTGGGTCTGCATCCGGTCAAAAAAATGATCTTCCGCGCAGTGCTGCCGCAGCCCGGCGTGTTTAACCTCGCCATGCGCATGGGTGCTCCTGTTCAGGGGCTGATCTTCCGCAGCACGGGTTCGGCTCAGGGTACGGTGTGCGCGCCCATGCTGAACTTCATGCTGGGCGACCGCCATATGCGCCCCCTGGCCAAAAAGCCCCTGCACGCTCGCTACGGCGCGCTTGACGAACGCCGCCCGGCCGGCGGCATCAAGGTGGCCTTTTATCCGGGCTGCATGGGCGACAAGATGTATACTGATATGGCTGAAGCCTGCCTCAAGGTGCTGCGCCATCACAACGTGGCGGTCTTTATGCCCAAGGGCCTGACCTGCTGCGGCATTCCTGCCCTGTCCTCCGGCGATGCCGAGGGCATGGTCAAACAGATGAAGGTCAACCTGCGCGCCCTCGACGGTGCGGATTTTGACTACATTCTCAGCCCCTGCGGTTCCTGTACTTCTACTGTCAAGGAACTGTGGCCCCGCTACGCCGGGCGCCTTGGCGCCGCGGAACTGCGCAAGGCCGAGCAGCTTGCTGCCAAGGCCATGGACATCAACGCCTTTCTTGTGGATGTGCTCAAGGTGCAGCCTGCCGAAGCTCCGGCGGGCAACGCCACGACCGTGACCTATCACGACTCCTGCCATCTCAAAAAATCGCTGGGTGTTGTGGGCCAGCCCCGTGCTGTCATGGCGGCCAACCCCGCCTACAAGGTGGTGGAAATGGCCGAAGCTGACCGTTGCTGCGGCTGCGGCGGCTCGTTCAACCTCTTCCACTATGACTATTCGCGCAAGATCGGCCAGCGCAAGCGCGACAATGTGGTGTCCTCCGGGGCCGAGATTGTTGCCGCAGGCTGCCCTGCCTGCATGATGCAGCTTGAAGACGTGCTCTCGCACAACAAGGACCGTGTGCGCGTCAAACATACCGTTGAAATATACGCTGAAAGCCTGAAATAAGAACGGCCGCTCCGGCGGGAAATTTCCCGCCGGAGCGGCGCGGCATGGCCGCGTAATCATGATGACCGAAAGGAGAATCCTATGCCCCCTGTGAACCAGGAACTGGTCGAAGCCTTCGCCGCCAAGGCCGCGGCGGTCAGCGCAGTGGTGCAGGAAGTGCCCACCATGGCCGCGGCCCTGCAATATGTTGTGGACGTGTGCGCCAGCAAGGCTCCTGCTGAAATTCTGGCTGATGAGCCTGGCACCGCGCAAGGCCCCTTGAGCCCCAACAACGTGCCTACCCGGGTGCAGCGTGTTATCGCAGCCCCTGAACTCAACGATGCGGACTTCGCCACCCTGGCCGCCGCCTGCGACGAAAAGGGTTTTCTCTGCATTCGCGAAGGGCTGCGCAACTATCTTGCCGGTATCGATGTGGGGCTTTCCACAGGTATTGTCGGTGTGGCGGCCAGCGCCACCTGCATGCTGGATACCGACAAGGAAGACGTGCGCCTGGCGGGCATGATTTCTGAAGTGTCCATGATTCTTTTGCGCAAGTCCGACATTTATCCCGATCTGCCGTCCATTGCCCAGTTTTTGCGTGAGCGCATGAACTCGGCCCCGGCCACCTACACCACTCTGGTGACGGGTCCCAGCCGCACGGCTGATATCGAACGTGTGGCTGCCGTGGGCGTACATGGCCCGCTGGAACTCCACATCATTCTTCTGGAGGACTAACCCATGCATGACGCCCTTAAAAGCAGCTCCGGTTACCACAAGGAACTGGACGAAGCCCTGAACGACGAATTTTTGCGTCGCACCCTCGACACCTTTGCCGTGGCCTATCGCGCCAACCGCGAAGCCGTGTTCAAAGAAGTGGACGAACGCGCCCTCATTGCCCAGGTGGCCGATGCCAAGGACTACGCCTGTCAGCATATGGAAGAACTGTACACCCAGTTCAAGGCCGAAGCTGAAAAGCGTGGTGTGCATGTGCACCGCGCCGCTACGGCTGCCGAAGCCAACGAGATCATTTCGCGCATTGCCAGGGAAAACAACGTCAAGCGCGTAGTGAAGTCCAAGTCGATGACGGCTGAAGAAATCGAGCTTAATCCTGCCCTTGAGGCCCAGGGCCTCATTGTGGATGAAACCGACCTTGGCGAATGGATCATCCAGTTGCGGCACGAAGGCCCTTCCCACATGGTCATGCCCGCCATCCATCTTTCACGCTATCAGGTGGCCGATGACTTCACCAAGGCCACCGGCGTAAAGCAGGATTCGGACGTGCAGCACCTGGTCAAGGTGGCCCGTGTGCAGCTGCGCCGCAAGTTCATTGCCGCGGATATGGGCATCAGCGGCTGTAACTTCGCCGTGGCCGAAAACGGCTCGGTGTCCACCGTGACCAACGAGGGCAACGCCCGCATGGTCACCACACTGCCGCGCGTGCATGTGGCCATTGCCGGTCTGGACAAGCTCGTTGCCAAGCTGGACGACGCCCTTACAGCCCTGCTGGTGCTGCCCCGCAACGCCACTGCCCAGCGCATCACCTCCTACGTCACCTGGATGTGCGGCGCGGGTCCCTGCGCGGCCAATGCGGACGATAAAAAGATCATGCATGTGGTCTTTCTGGACAACGGGCGTACCGAGATTGCCAAGGATCCGCTGTTCAAGCAGATCTTCCGCTGCGTGCGCTGCGGCGCCTGCGCCAACGTCTGCCCCGTGTACCGCCTGGTGGGCGGCCACAAGATGGGCTACATCTACATTGGCGCCATTGGCCTTATTCTTACCTACTTCTTCCACGGTAAAGACCGCGCGCGCATTCTGAGCCAGAACTGCATGGGATGCGAATCCTGCGCCAATGTGTGCGCCGGCGGCATCGAGCTGCCGCGCCTCATCCGCGAAATCCGCGCGCGTCTCAATGAAGAGCAGGGCGCTCCCATTGAAGCCAACCTGCTGTCGGCCGTCATGAAGAACCGCAAGCTCTTCCACCGGCTGCTCAAGTTCGCCAGCTTTGCCCAGAAGCCCTTTACCCGCGGAACGCAGTTCCAGCGTCACCTGCCCTCAATATTTATGGGCAAGCACAACTTCAAGGCGCTGCCCGCCATCGCCAACAAGTCCTTCCGTGACCGCTGGCCCGAAATTGCGCCCAGGGTGCAGAATCCCACCATGCGTGTGGCCATCTTCAGCGGCTGCGCCCAGGACTTCATCTACCCCGAGCAGCTGGAAGCCTGCGTGAAAATTCTTGCCGCCAAAAATGTGGCGGTGGAATTCCCCATGGACCAGTCCTGCTGCGGCCTGCCCCTGGAAATGATGGGACAGCGCAAAACCTCCATTGATGTGGCCAAGCAGAACATCGCGGCTTTCCGCGGCGGCAACTATGACTACATCATCACGCTCTGCGCAAGCTGCGCCGGGCACCTCAAACATCATTATCCGCAGATCCTGGACAAGGATTACGCAGTGGTGGAAGGTCAGGCCTTTGCGGCCAAGGTCATTGATTTCAGCTCTTTTGTGCATGACGTGCTGGGCCTCAAGCCCGAAGACTTCCACAAGTCCGGGCAGAAGGTCACCTATCATGCTTCGTGCCACCTCTGTCGTGGCCTGGGCGTGAAAAAGGCCCCCCGTGAGCTTATCGCTGACGCGGCGGAATACGTACCCTGCGAGGAAGAAGAAGTCTGCTGCGGCTTTGGTGGCAGCTACTCCGTGAAGTTCCCCGAAATATCGGCGCAGCTTCTGGAAAAGAAAATCAACAATATGAAGGCCACCGGAGCCGACCGCCTGGTGGTGGACTGCCCCGGCTGCGTCATGCAGCTGCGCGGCGGCGCTGAAAAGCAGGGGCTGAAGATCAAGGTCGACCACATTTCGGAATTGCTGGCCGACAATCTGAAAAAATAAGCCCTTCCGATAAACAGGTAAAAACAAAAACGCCGCTTGCTGATCCAAGCGGCGTTTTTGTTTTGGTGTGATGCCGGTCGGCTGGCGGCTCAAAAAACTGTCGGATTCCGGCGGTGAAACGTATGGAGAGGTCCCGCAAGGGGAAAGGGCTGCCGGCGCCGGGGAACGGGAAATGTCCGTAAAAGAGCCGCACGAAGATATACTGGGGTCTGCGGGCTGTCCGCAGCTTTGGGCCGTTCAATGCCTGCCGGGCAATGGGAAAATCACGTACTGGATATGTTTTTGCCCGTCAGCAGTCGGTCCGGGGTTACACTTGTTAATGGGTCGCCTGCAGGGGGATGCGCCACCAGTACCAGAAACTGACGATGGTGGGGTCCTGGGGTTGCCATTCTCCGCAGGTTTCAAAGAAATGAAGCACCTTGCGTTCAATGCCGTCAAGCGGAACCCCGTTGGCGGCCATCTGGCGCAGGCGGAAAAAAATTGCCAGACACTCAAAAAGGCTCAGGCAGTCTTCTTCCAGGCAGATGTTGGTTTGAAGTTGCAGAACAAATTCCTGGTAAAAGGGATTATCCTCGCCTACGCAGGCGTCAAAGGCCGGGCTGTTTTCCAGAAGGTGCTTCAGACCCTGTGAAAAAAGCTTTTGCGCAGGTCGGGACGAGGCTTGCGATATACTGGCTGTATACAATCTTTCCATTGCCTTGTGATGACTGGAAAGTGGCATAGTCGGCTCCTCTGGCTGGTTATTCTGGATTATTTTAGCATAATTTCTATAAATTATAAATTGTTCTATAAAGGTAGGTATTCTGCTCCATAGTTCCCGCGACGGAAGGGATAGAAATAAAAAAAGAATGGCTACAAAGCCGGCAAGGGTTCGTGGGGCGCGTGATTGCCGTCAGCGTACAGGACGGCGGGGCTGCAGGTATTGGGGCTGAAAAAACAGCCGGTACTGCTTGGCGGGAGAAAGGTGGGGCGGCCTGCTGACCTCCCCCTCAATGGATAAAGGCTTGTCCGACAGGCCAAAGGGCTGCAATTGCCCCGGGGCCATGTCCATGTGGGATAGTCTTTCTCCTGTAACATTAAGGACGGGCATACTGCTGTTGGGGTTGCCTGCCATAAGTACGCTGGATTTGCCTGAGGGCAGCACGCCGCCGCTGGTTCCGTTATGTGCTGTGGCGTTGAGCAGGCTTGGTACGGGCAGGTCCGTACGCCGCAGCATATCAAGAAAGTCGTTGCCCGTGCGGCCCACAAAGGTCACCAGTGATGAACCGTCGCCATAAACCAGCAGGCTGACAGGCATGGTGCCGCCATGTATACCCATAAATGCCGATCTGGCCCCGGCAGGCATGACAACCCAGGCGTTTTCAACCTCGGCCGTGTCTTTGGGGGCTGGCGTCGGCTGTGCGGCATACGGGGTGGACCCGATCGCGAGCGCGAGGCACAGAATACAAAGGGGCAGTAGCTTCATGCCGTCCATATTTCCATTGCTCTGAAAAAGCTGCGATGCAGCGCAAACAAGGCCGTTTCGTGCAAAAACTTGCATTACGGCAATGTTTGCCTGTCTGCCGGCGGCAGCATTGCAAAACATTGCCGGGTGGTTTTACACATGCCGTAACATCCAGTGTGGCCAGACAGTCAAGCTGATGATTTTACCATTCGTGAATGCGTGACGCCAAAACGAGCACACTTTAAAGAGCTTTAGTAAGGGGCGGCACAATTGTCAAGGATATGGGCCGTATGAACATCGCTTGTCGCGAAAAAAGCGTATTACTGCGACCGTTTGCGTTTTACCGGTTGTGCTGGCGCCGGGGCGCTTTCCTGTTTGGGCGGCAAGGGCGGGCTAAGGTCCGGCGGGGCGGGAATGCGGGGCAGGTTTTTACCACTGCCAAGATAGTGCAGAAAAAAGTCGCTCAATGCGGCGAACATGCTTTTGTGTACGGCTTCTCTGTCTTTTTCGTTCACTGAGTGGCAGAGTTCCGGCAGCTCTTCGGCCAGGGCGGGAGGGCAGGGGGCCATGAGCGCGCCGGCATCGGCCTTGTCCAGAACCAGCCAGCGGGCTTTTTTGCCTGTGCATTCATAAATCTTGCGGGCATGCAGAGCGGTTTTGTTCAGGCTGTCGCCTGAAGCGGCCACAAGCAGCAGGGGGGGGTAAAACCAGCGGAATGAATCCCGCCCGAAGAGCATGCCGAAACCGGGAGCCACTGCCGCCACTGCTTTGATGCGCGTATCGGCAGGGCTTTTTGTCAGGGGCAGGCTGCGGCAGAGTCCGTCCATGCGGTTCTGCGCCCAGATATTGCAATACATGTCGTGCCGGCCTGCTTGCGCGCAGTAGTCTTTCCAGCCTTCGCAGCCGGGGAGTGCGCCGCCCAGAAGAAGCGCTGCCGTGCCGCCTGCGCCAAAGCCCAGAACGCCGATGCGCTCATGGTCGATGGTAGGCTCGGCTTCCACATCGTTCAGCAAAAAGGTGATAAGGCCCGAAAGCTCCCGTACCCTGCTTTCCAGCTGTTCCCAGGTCAGGAGCAGATCCATGTTGTCCATATTGTCGCCGGGATGCGTGGGAGCCGCCACTACAAAGCCGCAGGCTGCCAGCCATGCGGCAGTGTCGTGATAGGAAAAGCGCGATCCCGCCGTATCGTGTGAGAGCAGAATGAGCGGAAAGCGCCCTTCCACGGGCTTGCCCCCACGGGCGGCTGAAATTTCCCAGGGGCCGTACTGGATGTCGCGCGGGGGGCGCACCGAAGGATACCAGAGGTTCACGTCCAGCCGCAGGCCGTTTTCGGCATCCCATTGCCCAAGTGTGCGAAAACCCACCTGATAAAAGTCGGCTCGGGCGTTGGAAAAGGAGAGCAGCAAAATGCCGAGGCAGAGGGGCAGCAGTACGGAAAATTTCTGTCGCATGCCTGTGTTGTGCCACAAGCGGGCTTGGGGTACAAGGGCGTTCGGGCGGGTTCATGCCGCCACGATACGGGCCGGGAGCATATGAACGTATGGATATGGTAAGTTATTTTATTGACTTTGTGCTGCACATTGATGTGCATCTTTTTGAACTGGTTGAACAGTATGGCCTTTGGATTTACGCCATACTGTTTATTATTGTTTTTTGCGAAACAGGGCTTGTGGTCACTCCGTTTTTACCCGGTGATTCCCTGCTGTTTGCTGCAGGCGTGGTGGCCGGAACGGGCCTTATGGGCTATGCTGAAGTGATGCTGGTGCTGCTGGCGGCGGGCATTCTGGGGGATGCCGTCAACTACTGCATTGGCCGCCATGTAGGCCCGGCCATCTTTTCGCGGGACAGTCGCTTCATCAAGAAAGAACATCTGCTCAAGGCCCACCATTTTTACGAACGCCACGGCGGCAAGGCCATTGTGCTGGCGCGTTTTGTACCTATTGTGCGCACTTTTGCGCCTTTTGTGGCGGGCATCGCCCTCATGCATCCCCGTACGTTTTTTTTCTTTAACGTGACCGGGTGCATCCTGTGGGTGGGCAGTCTCGTTTCCGCAGGGTTTTTTCTGGGCAACCTTGAGTGGGTGCGCCAGAATTTCAGCATTATCGTTTATGGTATTGTTATTGTATCCGTGCTGCCTGTGGTCATCGAAGTGCTGCGCTCCCGTCTGGGCAAGGGGAAAGGCAGCTCCGGCGAAGGCGGCGGGGAATAGGCATTTCGAGAGTTTTTTACGTGCCGTTTATACAGAAAATCCCGCCATAAGCGGGATTTTCTGTTTCTGGAACCGGCTGCGGTTTTACATGACAACGCGCAACTGTCCGTCTTCCATATGTGCCTCGCGGTTGATGCACAGGGGGGCATCCTCGCCGTGATGGGAAACAAAAACCATGTGCAGGCCACGGGCCGCCAGCAGGTCAAGCAGGCCGAGATAGCGGGCGCGGCTTGCGGCGTCCAGCCCCGAGCACGGTTCGTCCAGCAGCAGGATGTCCGGCTCGCCCACCAAGGCGCGCGCCAGAAAGAGGCGGCGCAACTGCCCTGTGGACAGGCGGCGGATGGACAGCTGGCCGATATCCGCCACACCTTGCGGGCTTTCTTCGGGAAACATTTCTTCCATGCGGCGCAGGGCCTCGGCTTTTTCCGCAGCGCTGAACTTGCGGTACACGCCTATGCTGTTGTCAAAGCCCGTGCAGACCATATCATGGGCCGTGAGGGAATAGCCGTACAGCGCCTGGGAAAGGTCGGAAACAAGCCGTATGCCCTTGCGTACTTCGGCAAGGGTGTGTACTGCCCCGCCCTGCCGTGGCAGCCAGCGTTCCAGCCTGCCATCGGCAGCGGCGAATTCG contains the following coding sequences:
- a CDS encoding FAD-binding oxidoreductase, which encodes MASQALIRDFEDLIGKENVFSSEADRQSYSYDSAVLTPVVPALVLRPTTAEQLGACVKKLYDNGLPMTVRGAGTNLSGGTIPDNSDSVVILTTGLNRILEINSDDLYAVVEPGVITAQFAAEVAKKNLFYPPDPGSQAVSTIGGNIAENAGGLRGLKYGVTKDYLMGIEFFDATGEMVKSGSRTVKCVTGYNLAGMMVQSEGTLGIISQAILKLVPPPKASKALMAVFENVQDAAEAVAGIIAAHVVPCTLEFLDNNTIVRVDDFTKAGLPREAGAILLIEVDGHPAQVADDAEAVERVLKANRATAVHVPKDADEKFKLWEARRMALPVLARCRPTTVLEDATVPRSQIPAMMKAVNEIAAKYKVEVGTFGHAGDGNLHPTFLCDKRDKDEFHRVEEAIDEMFDVALKLHGTLSGEHGIGTAKAKWMEKETSRGTILFSQRLRRALDPKGLFNATKLVGI
- a CDS encoding (Fe-S)-binding protein translates to MSNLHELAQRLMALDDKVTACMKCGMCQAVCPMFGASGMEADVARGKLALIDNLAHEMIQDPEAVADKLGRCLLCGSCQASCPPGVQIMDVFMEAREIVNAYLGLHPVKKMIFRAVLPQPGVFNLAMRMGAPVQGLIFRSTGSAQGTVCAPMLNFMLGDRHMRPLAKKPLHARYGALDERRPAGGIKVAFYPGCMGDKMYTDMAEACLKVLRHHNVAVFMPKGLTCCGIPALSSGDAEGMVKQMKVNLRALDGADFDYILSPCGSCTSTVKELWPRYAGRLGAAELRKAEQLAAKAMDINAFLVDVLKVQPAEAPAGNATTVTYHDSCHLKKSLGVVGQPRAVMAANPAYKVVEMAEADRCCGCGGSFNLFHYDYSRKIGQRKRDNVVSSGAEIVAAGCPACMMQLEDVLSHNKDRVRVKHTVEIYAESLK
- a CDS encoding LutC/YkgG family protein, with amino-acid sequence MPPVNQELVEAFAAKAAAVSAVVQEVPTMAAALQYVVDVCASKAPAEILADEPGTAQGPLSPNNVPTRVQRVIAAPELNDADFATLAAACDEKGFLCIREGLRNYLAGIDVGLSTGIVGVAASATCMLDTDKEDVRLAGMISEVSMILLRKSDIYPDLPSIAQFLRERMNSAPATYTTLVTGPSRTADIERVAAVGVHGPLELHIILLED
- the ldhH gene encoding L-lactate dehydrogenase (quinone) large subunit LdhH, producing MHDALKSSSGYHKELDEALNDEFLRRTLDTFAVAYRANREAVFKEVDERALIAQVADAKDYACQHMEELYTQFKAEAEKRGVHVHRAATAAEANEIISRIARENNVKRVVKSKSMTAEEIELNPALEAQGLIVDETDLGEWIIQLRHEGPSHMVMPAIHLSRYQVADDFTKATGVKQDSDVQHLVKVARVQLRRKFIAADMGISGCNFAVAENGSVSTVTNEGNARMVTTLPRVHVAIAGLDKLVAKLDDALTALLVLPRNATAQRITSYVTWMCGAGPCAANADDKKIMHVVFLDNGRTEIAKDPLFKQIFRCVRCGACANVCPVYRLVGGHKMGYIYIGAIGLILTYFFHGKDRARILSQNCMGCESCANVCAGGIELPRLIREIRARLNEEQGAPIEANLLSAVMKNRKLFHRLLKFASFAQKPFTRGTQFQRHLPSIFMGKHNFKALPAIANKSFRDRWPEIAPRVQNPTMRVAIFSGCAQDFIYPEQLEACVKILAAKNVAVEFPMDQSCCGLPLEMMGQRKTSIDVAKQNIAAFRGGNYDYIITLCASCAGHLKHHYPQILDKDYAVVEGQAFAAKVIDFSSFVHDVLGLKPEDFHKSGQKVTYHASCHLCRGLGVKKAPRELIADAAEYVPCEEEEVCCGFGGSYSVKFPEISAQLLEKKINNMKATGADRLVVDCPGCVMQLRGGAEKQGLKIKVDHISELLADNLKK
- a CDS encoding alpha/beta hydrolase family protein, with product MRQKFSVLLPLCLGILLLSFSNARADFYQVGFRTLGQWDAENGLRLDVNLWYPSVRPPRDIQYGPWEISAARGGKPVEGRFPLILLSHDTAGSRFSYHDTAAWLAACGFVVAAPTHPGDNMDNMDLLLTWEQLESRVRELSGLITFLLNDVEAEPTIDHERIGVLGFGAGGTAALLLGGALPGCEGWKDYCAQAGRHDMYCNIWAQNRMDGLCRSLPLTKSPADTRIKAVAAVAPGFGMLFGRDSFRWFYPPLLLVAASGDSLNKTALHARKIYECTGKKARWLVLDKADAGALMAPCPPALAEELPELCHSVNEKDREAVHKSMFAALSDFFLHYLGSGKNLPRIPAPPDLSPPLPPKQESAPAPAQPVKRKRSQ
- a CDS encoding DedA family protein, whose translation is MDMVSYFIDFVLHIDVHLFELVEQYGLWIYAILFIIVFCETGLVVTPFLPGDSLLFAAGVVAGTGLMGYAEVMLVLLAAGILGDAVNYCIGRHVGPAIFSRDSRFIKKEHLLKAHHFYERHGGKAIVLARFVPIVRTFAPFVAGIALMHPRTFFFFNVTGCILWVGSLVSAGFFLGNLEWVRQNFSIIVYGIVIVSVLPVVIEVLRSRLGKGKGSSGEGGGE